The Dissulfuribacter thermophilus genome includes a window with the following:
- the acs gene encoding acetate--CoA ligase, producing the protein MGKNFKQEIEALTKIDEKIVPPQRVIEEAFIKDYDSVYAYSIRDPEGFWGQIANELVWFEPWEKVREINLPHHKWFIGGKTNITVNALDRHADSWRRNKVAIIWLSEEGEELVATYGQLRDRVNQFANALKAKGIKKGDRVVIYMPLTIEGIIAMLACARIGAIHSVVYAGMGSGALMSRILDSKAKMVICADIGYRRGKVVRLKATVDEAVKDLDFVENIIVLRRQEPKIELSEWEYDFWELLNSHSHHCPAEVMDSEDPLFILYTSGTTGKPKGVVHVHGGFMVGTYYLTKAFFDVKDKDVYWSTSDIGWIVGHSYIVYGPLCAGATILIREGAPDYPHPGVVWEMVQKYGVSVMFTAPTAIRMFMRFGEEHIKKYDRSTLRILASAGEPLNPEAWNFAQKVILENNGHCIDNFWQTEVASPILGTMPAMPNKPGRAGKPMPGVVADVVDEAGNPVPAGQGGNLVLRQPLPYMMRTIYGDPERYKEIWNVIPNCYCTGDIAVCDEEGYFSVLGRSDDVLNVAGHRIGTADIENALVSHPAVAEAAAIGIPDDIKGEVIKVFVVLRADKSPSDGLRKTIIQHVRHELGPIATPKFVEFVEKLPKTRSGKIMRRLLRAQELGLEIGDTSTLED; encoded by the coding sequence ATGGGAAAAAATTTTAAGCAAGAAATTGAGGCCCTGACCAAGATAGACGAGAAGATCGTCCCTCCGCAGCGAGTGATAGAAGAAGCCTTTATCAAAGATTATGATTCTGTTTATGCCTATTCAATAAGGGATCCTGAAGGCTTTTGGGGGCAGATTGCCAATGAACTCGTGTGGTTTGAGCCCTGGGAAAAGGTAAGAGAAATCAATCTTCCACACCACAAGTGGTTTATAGGCGGTAAGACCAACATCACAGTCAACGCCCTAGACAGGCATGCTGATTCCTGGCGCAGGAACAAGGTGGCGATTATCTGGCTCTCTGAAGAAGGTGAAGAACTCGTTGCCACCTACGGACAATTACGAGACAGGGTAAACCAATTCGCCAATGCCCTTAAGGCCAAGGGGATCAAAAAGGGAGACAGGGTGGTAATCTACATGCCCCTGACCATTGAAGGCATCATTGCAATGCTAGCATGTGCCCGTATTGGCGCCATCCATTCCGTAGTCTATGCTGGGATGGGTTCTGGGGCGTTAATGTCCAGGATATTGGACTCCAAGGCCAAGATGGTCATCTGTGCCGACATTGGATACAGGAGGGGGAAGGTCGTAAGGCTAAAGGCCACTGTGGATGAGGCAGTAAAAGACCTGGACTTTGTGGAAAATATTATAGTCTTAAGGAGACAGGAGCCGAAGATTGAATTGAGCGAATGGGAATATGACTTCTGGGAACTATTAAATTCCCACTCTCACCACTGCCCTGCTGAAGTCATGGACTCAGAAGATCCCCTTTTCATCCTCTACACCTCGGGTACGACAGGAAAGCCCAAGGGAGTGGTCCACGTCCATGGGGGATTCATGGTTGGGACTTATTATCTCACAAAGGCCTTCTTTGACGTGAAGGACAAAGACGTCTACTGGTCCACTTCTGATATTGGCTGGATAGTCGGTCATTCCTACATAGTTTATGGCCCTCTTTGCGCAGGAGCTACCATACTCATAAGAGAAGGCGCACCAGATTACCCTCATCCAGGAGTGGTATGGGAGATGGTACAAAAATATGGGGTCTCAGTGATGTTTACAGCCCCCACTGCCATACGTATGTTCATGAGGTTTGGAGAAGAACACATCAAAAAATATGACAGATCTACCCTCAGAATCCTTGCCTCTGCTGGAGAGCCACTCAATCCCGAGGCATGGAACTTTGCCCAAAAGGTAATCCTTGAAAATAATGGCCACTGCATTGACAATTTCTGGCAGACTGAAGTGGCATCTCCTATTCTTGGTACCATGCCTGCTATGCCCAACAAACCAGGGCGTGCTGGAAAGCCCATGCCAGGCGTTGTTGCAGACGTCGTTGATGAAGCGGGTAATCCTGTTCCAGCAGGCCAAGGCGGAAACCTGGTACTTCGTCAACCCCTGCCCTATATGATGCGCACCATCTATGGTGATCCTGAAAGATATAAAGAGATCTGGAACGTTATCCCCAATTGCTATTGCACCGGAGATATTGCAGTGTGCGATGAAGAGGGATATTTTTCAGTCCTCGGTCGCTCTGATGACGTGCTCAATGTGGCAGGACACAGGATTGGCACTGCAGACATAGAAAATGCCCTGGTAAGTCACCCAGCCGTTGCTGAGGCCGCCGCTATTGGAATCCCAGACGACATAAAAGGTGAAGTGATCAAGGTCTTCGTAGTACTTCGCGCTGACAAGTCTCCCTCAGACGGCCTTAGAAAGACCATAATACAACACGTCAGGCACGAACTCGGCCCTATTGCAACGCCAAAATTTGTTGAATTTGTAGAAAAACTTCCAAAAACGAGGTCTGGAAAGATCATGCGCAGGCTATTAAGAGCCCAAGAGTTAGGTTTGGAAATAGGGGATACATCGACTTTGGAAGATTAA
- a CDS encoding RNA recognition motif domain-containing protein, with product MKLYIGNLPFSSTESEVRALLEEHGEIQSFDWLIDRETGRCRGFCFAEMENAAADSVIKALNGKEFGGRTIKVNEARPRQPRRRQNWY from the coding sequence ATGAAACTCTACATTGGAAACCTACCATTTAGCTCAACTGAGTCAGAAGTTCGTGCGCTTTTGGAAGAACACGGTGAGATTCAGTCATTTGATTGGTTGATCGATAGAGAGACCGGCAGATGCCGTGGATTCTGCTTTGCAGAAATGGAAAACGCTGCAGCTGATTCAGTTATCAAGGCATTAAATGGAAAGGAGTTTGGTGGTAGAACCATAAAGGTCAACGAGGCACGTCCTCGCCAGCCACGTAGAAGACAGAATTGGTATTAA
- the tsaD gene encoding tRNA (adenosine(37)-N6)-threonylcarbamoyltransferase complex transferase subunit TsaD yields the protein MSRANENKIILGIETSCDETAAAVLKAPNRVLSNVVSSQVKIHSVYGGVVPELASRHHLKNIVPVVEKALSDANITLDDVDCIAVTQGPGLIGALVVGLSFAKAISATRKLPLVGVNHVHAHLHAIYLEHPSCPFPHIGVIVSGGHTSIYIVRDAIQYELLGQTRDDAAGEAFDKVAKVLGLPYPGGPIISKLAEKGDRTRFAFPRARLAETPYDFSFSGLKTAVINTIRKIKNAGQDVPTEDVAASFEEAVVEVIVDKAIRAAQEYSLDTIVLSGGVAANKRLRDALETEAQRRKIQFLVPSPLLCTDNAAMVASLGLEMLKRGITIDSAADAYSRAL from the coding sequence ATGTCAAGAGCAAACGAAAATAAAATCATTCTTGGAATTGAAACCTCCTGTGATGAGACTGCTGCTGCAGTTTTAAAGGCCCCTAATAGGGTCCTATCAAACGTCGTATCGTCTCAGGTCAAGATCCACAGCGTCTACGGTGGTGTTGTCCCTGAACTTGCAAGCAGACACCATTTGAAAAATATAGTGCCAGTTGTAGAAAAGGCCCTGTCTGATGCAAATATCACCCTAGACGACGTAGATTGCATTGCCGTTACCCAGGGGCCCGGACTAATTGGGGCCTTGGTAGTTGGGCTTTCCTTTGCAAAGGCAATTTCTGCCACAAGAAAACTCCCACTTGTTGGAGTCAATCATGTACATGCCCACCTCCATGCAATATACCTTGAACATCCATCTTGCCCATTTCCTCACATCGGAGTCATAGTTTCAGGTGGACATACTAGTATCTACATAGTAAGGGATGCCATACAATACGAACTCCTGGGACAAACTAGGGACGATGCTGCAGGCGAGGCATTCGACAAGGTTGCAAAGGTCCTTGGGCTCCCTTATCCAGGCGGCCCAATCATAAGCAAGCTGGCTGAAAAAGGAGATAGAACAAGATTTGCCTTTCCTAGGGCCCGATTGGCCGAAACCCCTTACGATTTTAGCTTTAGTGGCCTCAAGACCGCAGTGATAAATACCATTCGAAAGATTAAAAATGCCGGTCAAGATGTACCTACGGAAGATGTGGCTGCATCATTTGAAGAGGCAGTTGTAGAGGTAATTGTTGATAAGGCCATTCGAGCAGCACAGGAATACTCCTTGGATACAATAGTCCTGTCAGGAGGAGTTGCGGCAAACAAGAGGTTAAGGGATGCCTTAGAGACAGAAGCCCAAAGACGCAAAATTCAATTCCTAGTTCCCAGCCCTCTATTATGTACAGACAATGCAGCAATGGTGGCGTCTCTGGGGCTTGAAATGCTAAAAAGGGGGATAACCATTGACTCAGCCGCAGATGCCTACTCCCGTGCCCTCTAA
- a CDS encoding polysaccharide deacetylase family protein produces MYHQIGPFSSMREHRSTYCHHKRFALQMFYLRILGYRVLDFDTVLRCIKGEEEVPPRAVALTFDDGYENFYEYAYPVLRRYGFPAIVYLLSGYLGKEASWFKKDGRSTPPIMSEERIKQLMDKGISFGSHGVTHLKLGEASDEEIYFEVRESKKVLEEKFKRPFRHFCYPYGSFDKRAIQIVKEAGFDSAVSCVRGSAYPGDHLYQLPRKAISYGDSILGFIWKLHMKNRRKLPEI; encoded by the coding sequence ATGTATCACCAGATTGGTCCATTCTCCTCCATGAGGGAACATCGTTCTACATATTGTCATCACAAGAGATTTGCCTTACAGATGTTTTATTTGAGGATCTTGGGCTACAGAGTCCTTGATTTCGATACTGTCCTGAGGTGTATAAAGGGCGAGGAAGAGGTCCCACCTAGGGCTGTTGCCCTCACTTTTGATGACGGATATGAAAATTTTTATGAGTATGCCTATCCTGTACTCAGACGGTATGGATTCCCTGCAATTGTTTACCTCCTTTCCGGCTACCTTGGTAAGGAAGCCAGTTGGTTTAAAAAGGATGGAAGATCAACTCCACCCATAATGTCTGAAGAGAGAATTAAACAGTTAATGGACAAGGGAATTAGTTTTGGCAGCCATGGAGTGACCCATCTCAAGCTTGGAGAGGCCTCTGACGAGGAGATCTATTTTGAGGTCCGAGAGAGTAAAAAGGTGCTGGAGGAAAAATTTAAGAGGCCTTTCAGGCATTTTTGCTATCCATACGGTAGTTTTGATAAAAGGGCGATCCAGATTGTGAAAGAGGCAGGATTTGATAGCGCGGTGAGCTGCGTTAGAGGTTCAGCGTACCCTGGAGACCATCTGTATCAGCTTCCCAGAAAAGCAATTTCATATGGTGACAGTATCTTGGGATTTATTTGGAAATTGCATATGAAAAATAGGCGAAAACTGCCTGAGATCTAA
- the rsmA gene encoding 16S rRNA (adenine(1518)-N(6)/adenine(1519)-N(6))-dimethyltransferase RsmA: MKPKPIKGLGQHFLIDKNIAQNIVKAAQISRDEVIIELGPGLGALTTHLCSQAKKVIAIEIDHRAISFLENLKLPNLEIRRHDMLKCSFEELAKETDGPLKIVSNLPYNISGPMMAKFFDERLWVKAAVVMVQREVGERLLSSPGNKDYGVLSVLLGYCFSLQRLFIVPPTAFNPRPKVFSTVLRMDKKDPEYPLKDASFFKRVVKTAFQKRRKKIKNALKDLSGQEPLDNIFNDTDISPEIRPECLSVEEFVRLANRIQSKD; the protein is encoded by the coding sequence ATGAAACCAAAGCCCATTAAGGGATTGGGACAACACTTTCTAATCGACAAAAATATCGCCCAAAACATCGTGAAGGCAGCTCAGATCTCAAGGGACGAGGTGATTATAGAACTCGGTCCTGGGCTAGGGGCCCTTACTACCCATCTGTGTAGCCAGGCAAAAAAGGTCATTGCCATTGAAATTGACCACAGAGCGATTTCTTTCCTGGAAAATCTCAAATTACCTAACCTCGAGATCAGAAGGCACGACATGCTGAAATGTTCCTTTGAGGAACTGGCGAAAGAGACTGACGGCCCCCTTAAGATTGTCTCCAACCTTCCATACAACATATCTGGGCCGATGATGGCAAAATTCTTTGATGAGAGGCTTTGGGTAAAGGCAGCCGTAGTCATGGTTCAACGCGAAGTGGGAGAAAGACTCCTCTCCTCCCCAGGGAATAAAGACTATGGCGTACTCAGCGTATTGCTAGGCTATTGTTTTTCCCTCCAGAGACTTTTCATTGTGCCTCCCACAGCATTTAACCCCAGGCCTAAGGTATTTTCCACTGTCTTGAGAATGGACAAAAAAGACCCTGAATATCCATTAAAGGATGCATCTTTTTTCAAAAGAGTAGTTAAGACCGCATTTCAAAAGAGGAGAAAAAAGATCAAAAATGCATTGAAGGATCTTTCAGGACAAGAACCCTTGGATAACATCTTCAATGATACAGATATATCCCCTGAAATAAGACCCGAATGCCTGTCTGTGGAGGAATTCGTGAGGCTCGCCAATCGTATCCAGTCAAAGGATTGA
- the glnE gene encoding bifunctional [glutamate--ammonia ligase]-adenylyl-L-tyrosine phosphorylase/[glutamate--ammonia-ligase] adenylyltransferase: MDVKQKICSYSRFIKRTIDRHPHILKDLVESGDLSTSYMDRDPTTRYKNAQSLLGKENFSEPGAFMKAIRLFRAREMVRIAWRDLANMADPIETMMDLTVLAEFILGITVDFLTHNLQKKFGPPLSSEGVTQDLVVFGMGKLGGEELNFSSDIDLIFAYPQKGRTDHKHPITNQEFFEHLCRDLVKIIGTVTEDGFCFRIDTRLRPFGESGPLCMSFDQMEAYYEIHGREWERYALIKARPVAGDLDSGALLLKRLRPFIYRKYLDYGALESLREMKALIEQESRQKRLLDNIKLGPGGIREVEFLVQAFQLIHGGKQPELMCQSTLKALNTIKGNGLLPKSTCDELKEAYLFLRKLEHTLQEKDDQQVHVLPSSSNELEELAKVLGMDSKDALTTTIDQERKKIETHFKGLFQENSSDVTQSSGRHQDILALWDGALDKENVLNLLESLGFNSPETIYGRILSLKSSRTVKAMTERSRTFLRRIIASLINIAPELKDPDTALLRSLEVLEAIGRRGFYLALFAENPNVLKNLAQFAGESPWITRHICTHPGVIDSLISIETIGDLPNKNGLKKTLEIALKGIEPGDLEGFMEGLRHFKHNQTFQFAYLGLEKGIRAREICLGLTELAELILNEVSKEAWLHVAKRFDSPQGDGTQRKLLQDFLIIGYGKLGSRELTFASDLDLVFLYDLKRKGDSSIFFSRIGQRIIHILTTLTPSGRLYEVDMRLRPNGSSGVLVSSIEAFHNYQKTQAWTWEHQALIRARPVSGCEKLAKKFSDIRKEVLIRPRDEGTLVQELRDMRYKMLQSKGKTPKGLFHVKNDLGGVTDIEFLVQFYCLLNANRFPQLIEETSTMGLLERFEEFGIIPETDAKNLMEIYENYLGIINQRYLEGRTLEIKLSPWIKEMKEFVMLKIFY, translated from the coding sequence GTGGATGTTAAACAAAAAATCTGCTCCTATTCGAGATTTATAAAGCGAACCATAGATCGCCATCCCCATATCCTCAAAGATCTAGTAGAGTCCGGCGACTTATCCACGTCTTATATGGATAGAGACCCGACCACGCGTTATAAAAACGCCCAATCCCTCCTTGGGAAAGAAAATTTTTCTGAACCTGGTGCCTTTATGAAGGCCATCAGGCTCTTTAGGGCGCGCGAGATGGTTCGAATTGCCTGGAGGGATCTCGCCAACATGGCAGATCCCATTGAAACAATGATGGATTTGACTGTACTTGCAGAATTTATTCTAGGCATCACAGTCGATTTTTTGACCCATAATCTCCAAAAAAAATTCGGCCCTCCCCTTTCCTCAGAGGGAGTGACTCAGGACCTCGTTGTCTTTGGAATGGGAAAGCTAGGAGGAGAAGAACTTAACTTCTCCTCAGACATCGACCTCATATTTGCATATCCACAAAAGGGAAGGACTGATCACAAGCACCCCATTACCAACCAAGAATTCTTTGAGCATCTGTGCAGGGATCTTGTCAAGATAATTGGGACTGTAACAGAGGATGGTTTTTGTTTCAGGATTGATACAAGATTGAGACCTTTTGGTGAAAGCGGGCCCTTGTGTATGAGCTTCGACCAAATGGAGGCCTATTACGAGATCCATGGTCGGGAATGGGAACGTTATGCCCTGATCAAAGCAAGACCAGTTGCCGGGGATTTGGACTCTGGGGCGCTACTCTTAAAAAGACTCAGGCCATTCATATATCGCAAGTATCTTGACTACGGGGCTTTGGAATCCCTTAGAGAGATGAAGGCCTTAATCGAGCAGGAATCCAGACAAAAAAGGCTCTTGGACAACATAAAGTTGGGGCCAGGTGGCATAAGAGAGGTGGAGTTCTTGGTCCAGGCATTTCAGCTAATTCATGGAGGAAAACAGCCAGAGCTCATGTGCCAGTCTACCCTAAAGGCCTTAAATACTATCAAGGGGAATGGACTACTGCCCAAATCAACCTGTGACGAATTAAAAGAAGCATACCTCTTTCTTCGAAAGCTAGAACACACACTTCAGGAAAAAGATGATCAACAGGTGCATGTCCTCCCCAGCTCATCAAATGAGCTTGAAGAGCTAGCTAAAGTCCTAGGAATGGACTCCAAAGATGCCTTGACAACCACGATTGACCAGGAAAGAAAAAAAATAGAAACACACTTTAAGGGGCTTTTTCAGGAAAACAGCTCAGACGTTACCCAAAGTTCAGGCCGCCACCAAGACATTTTAGCACTATGGGATGGAGCCCTTGACAAAGAAAATGTGCTAAATCTCCTGGAAAGTCTGGGGTTCAATTCCCCTGAAACAATCTATGGACGGATCCTAAGCCTCAAATCATCCCGTACAGTTAAGGCGATGACTGAGAGATCTAGGACCTTTTTGAGGCGTATCATAGCCAGCTTGATAAATATTGCACCTGAGTTGAAAGATCCGGACACTGCACTCCTCAGATCTCTAGAAGTCCTAGAGGCAATTGGACGCCGAGGATTTTACCTGGCCCTCTTTGCAGAAAATCCAAATGTGCTAAAAAACCTAGCGCAATTTGCAGGGGAATCCCCGTGGATCACACGTCATATTTGTACTCACCCAGGGGTAATAGACTCCCTAATTTCAATTGAGACTATAGGGGATCTGCCCAATAAAAATGGACTTAAAAAGACCCTGGAAATAGCCTTAAAAGGAATTGAACCAGGGGATCTGGAGGGCTTCATGGAGGGTCTAAGGCACTTCAAACACAATCAGACCTTCCAGTTCGCCTATCTGGGCCTTGAAAAGGGGATACGGGCTCGAGAAATTTGCCTTGGACTCACAGAACTTGCCGAGTTAATTTTAAACGAGGTATCAAAGGAGGCGTGGCTACACGTTGCAAAGCGGTTTGATTCGCCACAAGGAGATGGAACACAGAGAAAACTCTTACAGGACTTCTTGATCATCGGATATGGTAAACTCGGAAGTCGTGAACTCACTTTTGCTTCAGACCTAGATTTAGTCTTCCTTTACGACCTAAAAAGAAAAGGGGATTCGTCCATATTCTTTTCCCGAATTGGACAAAGAATAATCCACATTCTCACTACCTTGACCCCATCTGGACGCCTTTATGAAGTTGATATGCGCCTAAGACCCAACGGATCATCAGGGGTACTCGTAAGCTCTATAGAGGCATTCCACAATTATCAGAAGACTCAAGCATGGACATGGGAGCACCAAGCCCTAATAAGGGCAAGGCCAGTTTCAGGATGTGAAAAACTTGCAAAAAAATTCAGCGACATTCGAAAAGAGGTCTTAATACGTCCAAGAGATGAGGGAACCCTTGTCCAAGAATTACGTGATATGCGATATAAGATGCTTCAATCCAAGGGGAAAACCCCAAAAGGACTATTTCACGTAAAAAATGACCTGGGTGGAGTCACAGACATAGAATTTTTGGTGCAGTTTTATTGCCTCTTAAATGCCAATAGATTCCCACAGTTGATCGAAGAGACCAGCACTATGGGTCTACTTGAACGCTTTGAGGAATTTGGCATAATCCCTGAAACCGATGCCAAAAACCTCATGGAAATCTATGAAAATTATCTGGGCATAATCAATCAGCGCTATCTCGAAGGCAGGACCTTAGAGATAAAACTCAGTCCATGGATTAAGGAAATGAAGGAATTTGTAATGTTAAAAATTTTTTATTAA
- the purM gene encoding phosphoribosylformylglycinamidine cyclo-ligase, whose amino-acid sequence MVEIADKGAGVLKKSRYEEAGVNIDKANALIEAIKPIVTSTFKRGVLTEIGGFSGLFALDTEQYKEPVLVASTDGVGTKIKIAIMANRHDTIGIDLVAMCVNDIVVCGASPLFFLDYFSTGQLENQVAEAVIKGIADGCKEAGCALIGGETAEMPGLYQVGEYDLAGFVVGVVERNKIIDGSEIGVGNVLIGLASNGIHSNGYSLVRKIFFDELGLKIHDEIPGFDGKTVADELLVPTKIYVPVVLHLLKAGSPIKGIVHITGGGFFDNIPRILPSSCKAVIKKGSWPMPPIFNFLQERGDISKEEMFRTFNCGIGMILVVPEQDAKDVLFQIQAMDEKAFSIGYIAPRKNEEPQVVIENI is encoded by the coding sequence ATGGTAGAAATAGCAGATAAAGGAGCAGGCGTCTTGAAGAAGAGCAGATACGAAGAAGCAGGAGTCAACATAGATAAGGCCAATGCCCTGATTGAGGCCATTAAACCTATAGTGACCTCCACATTCAAGCGTGGAGTATTAACAGAGATTGGGGGTTTTAGCGGCCTTTTTGCCTTAGATACTGAACAGTATAAAGAACCAGTTCTGGTTGCATCCACAGACGGGGTCGGCACAAAGATAAAGATTGCCATAATGGCTAATCGACATGATACAATTGGCATCGATCTGGTTGCCATGTGTGTGAACGATATAGTTGTCTGTGGAGCCAGCCCACTCTTTTTCCTGGACTACTTCTCTACAGGACAACTGGAAAATCAAGTTGCAGAAGCAGTAATCAAAGGCATTGCCGATGGTTGCAAAGAGGCAGGTTGTGCCCTCATAGGTGGGGAAACCGCTGAAATGCCAGGTCTATACCAAGTTGGTGAATACGACCTAGCAGGCTTCGTAGTGGGCGTAGTGGAACGGAATAAGATCATTGATGGGTCAGAAATCGGAGTTGGAAACGTCTTAATAGGTCTGGCTTCAAATGGTATTCACTCAAATGGCTACTCGCTTGTAAGAAAGATCTTTTTCGATGAATTGGGTCTAAAGATACACGACGAAATACCAGGATTTGATGGCAAAACCGTTGCAGACGAACTATTAGTACCGACTAAAATCTATGTTCCAGTAGTACTCCATCTCTTGAAGGCAGGCTCTCCCATTAAGGGAATTGTACACATCACAGGCGGAGGATTTTTCGACAACATCCCAAGGATCCTTCCATCGTCTTGTAAGGCTGTGATCAAAAAAGGATCATGGCCAATGCCTCCGATATTCAATTTCTTGCAAGAGCGCGGTGACATTTCAAAGGAGGAGATGTTCAGGACATTCAACTGCGGCATAGGAATGATATTGGTGGTTCCTGAACAAGATGCCAAAGATGTCCTCTTCCAAATACAGGCAATGGATGAAAAGGCATTTTCCATAGGATATATTGCTCCAAGAAAAAATGAAGAACCTCAGGTAGTTATAGAGAATATCTAA
- a CDS encoding DUF2062 domain-containing protein — MTQPQMPTPVPSNNRPPRAKRGFRPVRALRYQWIKLLRLKGDPVVIARGIAVGTFVGITPTIPFHTILIIIFCGIFRANLIAAVISNWLVSNPISIPIEYYLSWKIGEFLFGSGLGSWQEIEGLLTVLRHASILEGAKLIAEKGTFFIMSMTLGGCILASPFAILAYFSYIKWYVYRQKRRYEKFLKTKAKREIP; from the coding sequence TTGACTCAGCCGCAGATGCCTACTCCCGTGCCCTCTAATAATAGGCCGCCCAGGGCCAAAAGGGGTTTTAGACCTGTAAGGGCCTTACGATATCAGTGGATTAAACTCCTAAGACTTAAGGGAGATCCCGTGGTAATTGCTCGTGGCATCGCCGTGGGCACCTTCGTTGGCATTACCCCAACAATTCCATTTCACACCATTCTCATCATCATATTCTGCGGGATATTCAGGGCAAATCTCATTGCTGCAGTTATTTCAAACTGGCTTGTGAGTAATCCCATCAGCATACCCATTGAATACTATCTTTCATGGAAGATTGGAGAGTTTTTATTTGGCTCTGGCCTTGGCTCATGGCAAGAGATCGAAGGACTCTTGACTGTCTTAAGACATGCCTCAATATTGGAAGGTGCAAAACTCATTGCTGAAAAAGGGACTTTTTTTATTATGTCCATGACCCTTGGTGGCTGCATCCTGGCCTCACCTTTTGCTATCTTGGCTTATTTTTCCTATATAAAATGGTATGTATATCGCCAAAAAAGGCGTTATGAAAAATTCCTCAAGACAAAAGCCAAAAGGGAAATTCCATGA
- a CDS encoding glycosyltransferase: protein MAKTFKTVHIIGSKTMGGAERFCFRLISALNEFGTDCIAFVRKGSEVEKSLPEAVSYLGLPMRTVWDPLSMIQIKRAIRRISPTVVQTYMGRATRLTRLKKGQLPIHVSRLGGYYKLNGYRHAHAWVVNTKGLCDYLISNGFPKDRVFYVPNFVEEVDPEKIGSKEQLRKELGIPLDAWLLVTAGRFIPVKGHQYLIDAFLDLPKRIRNRPLYLAILGDGPLKGQYLEKIKGTGYEERIIFPGWVNQPERYYIASDMIVFPSLEMETLGNVILEAWAMKRPVVTSSFRGAREITEDKMDAIRVPCNDSHALKKAIHSLLDDDGMRVELALAGHAKINSQFSKGVVLKRYHEIYEELTSQIIRAGS from the coding sequence ATGGCGAAGACTTTTAAAACAGTACATATCATCGGAAGTAAGACCATGGGCGGTGCAGAGCGTTTTTGTTTTAGGCTCATTAGCGCCCTAAATGAGTTTGGTACAGACTGTATTGCCTTTGTTAGGAAGGGAAGTGAGGTAGAAAAGAGCCTACCAGAAGCAGTATCATATCTAGGTCTTCCTATGAGAACGGTCTGGGATCCGTTATCCATGATACAAATCAAGAGGGCCATAAGGCGGATTTCACCAACGGTGGTGCAGACCTACATGGGGAGGGCTACGAGATTAACACGGCTCAAAAAGGGCCAATTACCCATTCACGTTTCGAGGCTTGGTGGTTATTACAAATTAAACGGATATAGACATGCCCACGCCTGGGTTGTGAATACCAAAGGCTTGTGTGACTATTTGATTTCCAATGGTTTCCCAAAAGATAGGGTGTTTTACGTACCAAATTTCGTGGAGGAAGTGGATCCTGAAAAGATAGGTTCCAAGGAACAGCTTAGAAAAGAGTTGGGTATACCTCTTGATGCATGGCTTTTGGTAACAGCTGGCAGATTCATTCCGGTAAAGGGGCATCAATATCTGATAGATGCCTTTTTAGATCTCCCGAAGCGCATTCGCAATAGGCCACTTTATCTGGCTATACTTGGTGATGGTCCGCTCAAAGGACAGTATCTTGAAAAGATAAAGGGCACTGGGTACGAAGAGAGGATCATTTTTCCAGGCTGGGTTAACCAGCCGGAAAGATACTATATTGCCTCGGATATGATAGTCTTTCCAAGTCTCGAGATGGAGACCCTGGGAAATGTGATTCTAGAGGCCTGGGCCATGAAGCGTCCTGTGGTCACCAGTTCCTTTCGAGGGGCAAGAGAAATTACTGAGGACAAAATGGACGCCATCAGAGTGCCATGTAATGACTCCCATGCCTTGAAGAAGGCGATTCATAGTCTCTTAGATGATGATGGGATGAGAGTTGAGCTGGCATTGGCAGGACATGCCAAGATAAACAGTCAGTTTTCCAAGGGAGTTGTTTTAAAGAGATATCATGAGATTTATGAAGAACTGACATCACAGATTATAAGGGCTGGTTCATGA